A genomic region of Zalophus californianus isolate mZalCal1 chromosome 1, mZalCal1.pri.v2, whole genome shotgun sequence contains the following coding sequences:
- the EBI3 gene encoding interleukin-27 subunit beta isoform X2, whose amino-acid sequence MASRLLLVLALWVGCSPCSGRKAAPTQPRVRCRASRYPIAVDCSWTLLPTARSAKPTSFIASYRLGVAAHGESRPCLQLTPEATSCTIPDVQLFSMVPYILNVTAVQPWGSSSSFVPFVPEHIIKPDPPEGVRLSPLPGQRLWVQWEPPRSWPFPEIFSLKYWIRYKHHRSARFRQVGPIEATSFTLRAVRPQARYCIQVAAQDLTDYGEASDWSPPAAASKPMGK is encoded by the exons ATGGCCTCAAGACTTCTCCTGGTGCTCGCCCTCTGGGTGGGCTGCTCACCCTGCAGCGGGAGAAAAG cagcccccacccagcccagggtGCGGTGCCGGGCCTCTAGGTACCCAATTGCCGTGGATTGCTCCTGGACCCTGCTGCCCACTGCACGCTCCGCCAAGCCCACGTCCTTCATTGCCTCGTACAG GCTCGGTGTGGCTGCCCATGGGGAGAGCAGACCCTGCCTCCAGCTGACCCCTGAGGCCACCAGCTGCACCATCCCAGACGTCCAGCTGTTCTCCATGGTGCCTTATATACTCAACGTCACAGCGGTCCAGCCctggggcagcagcagcagcttcgTGCCCTTTGTTCCCGAGCATATCA TCAAACCAGACCCTCCCGAAGGCGTCCGCCTGAGCCCCCTCCCTGGACAGCGGCTGTGGGTGCAGTGGGAACCCCCCCGGTCCTGGCCCTTCCCAGAGATCTTCTCACTCAAGTACTGGATCCGATACAAGCATCACAGGTCCGCCCGCTTCCGCCag GTGGGGCCTATTGAAGCCACATCCTTCACCCTCAGGGCTGTGAGGCCCCAAGCCAGGTACTGCATCCAGGTGGCTGCTCAGGACCTCACCGACTATGGGGAAGCAAGTGACTGGAGTCCCCCTGCCGCTGCCTCCAAGCCCATGGGCAAATAG
- the EBI3 gene encoding interleukin-27 subunit beta isoform X1 produces MASRLLLVLALWVGCSPCSGRKAPTQPRVRCRASRYPIAVDCSWTLLPTARSAKPTSFIASYRLGVAAHGESRPCLQLTPEATSCTIPDVQLFSMVPYILNVTAVQPWGSSSSFVPFVPEHIIKPDPPEGVRLSPLPGQRLWVQWEPPRSWPFPEIFSLKYWIRYKHHRSARFRQVGPIEATSFTLRAVRPQARYCIQVAAQDLTDYGEASDWSPPAAASKPMGK; encoded by the exons ATGGCCTCAAGACTTCTCCTGGTGCTCGCCCTCTGGGTGGGCTGCTCACCCTGCAGCGGGAGAAAAG cccccacccagcccagggtGCGGTGCCGGGCCTCTAGGTACCCAATTGCCGTGGATTGCTCCTGGACCCTGCTGCCCACTGCACGCTCCGCCAAGCCCACGTCCTTCATTGCCTCGTACAG GCTCGGTGTGGCTGCCCATGGGGAGAGCAGACCCTGCCTCCAGCTGACCCCTGAGGCCACCAGCTGCACCATCCCAGACGTCCAGCTGTTCTCCATGGTGCCTTATATACTCAACGTCACAGCGGTCCAGCCctggggcagcagcagcagcttcgTGCCCTTTGTTCCCGAGCATATCA TCAAACCAGACCCTCCCGAAGGCGTCCGCCTGAGCCCCCTCCCTGGACAGCGGCTGTGGGTGCAGTGGGAACCCCCCCGGTCCTGGCCCTTCCCAGAGATCTTCTCACTCAAGTACTGGATCCGATACAAGCATCACAGGTCCGCCCGCTTCCGCCag GTGGGGCCTATTGAAGCCACATCCTTCACCCTCAGGGCTGTGAGGCCCCAAGCCAGGTACTGCATCCAGGTGGCTGCTCAGGACCTCACCGACTATGGGGAAGCAAGTGACTGGAGTCCCCCTGCCGCTGCCTCCAAGCCCATGGGCAAATAG